The Terracoccus luteus genome includes a region encoding these proteins:
- a CDS encoding HNH endonuclease signature motif containing protein, protein MRASRARVGRGEHAREIATADGSVWQVLLADVDTGRAVALSTRRHRPTAEMVRFVRAVDGACRGPGCEVPADRCDLDHDVPWPVGETHVGNLTCKHRAHHRVRTTGLWSAVRHADGRVVWRTAAGRLYVTRPHDWLEGDGGPRSDVVDDGSPVSSCAADDLPLVERRDGRAAAPRSSGVRAAGRGREEEPVERPGAGPAC, encoded by the coding sequence GTGCGAGCTTCCCGGGCACGGGTGGGTCGGGGCGAGCACGCCCGCGAGATCGCCACCGCCGACGGGTCCGTGTGGCAGGTACTCCTCGCCGACGTCGACACCGGCCGTGCGGTGGCGCTCTCGACGCGTCGTCACCGGCCGACCGCGGAGATGGTGCGCTTCGTGCGTGCCGTCGACGGCGCCTGTCGAGGGCCGGGGTGCGAGGTGCCCGCCGACCGGTGCGACCTCGACCACGACGTGCCCTGGCCGGTCGGCGAGACACACGTCGGGAACCTCACCTGCAAGCACCGGGCCCACCACCGCGTGCGCACCACCGGCCTGTGGAGCGCGGTGCGGCACGCTGACGGCCGCGTCGTCTGGCGGACGGCGGCCGGACGTCTGTACGTCACCCGCCCGCACGACTGGCTCGAGGGCGACGGTGGGCCGCGCTCCGACGTGGTCGACGACGGGAGCCCGGTGTCCTCGTGCGCTGCCGACGACCTGCCGCTCGTCGAGCGGCGCGACGGTCGAGCTGCCGCTCCACGGAGCTCGGGGGTGCGAGCCGCGGGACGCGGACGCGAGGAGGAGCCCGTTGAGCGTCCAGGGGCGGGGCCGGCCTGCTGA
- a CDS encoding Rv2578c family radical SAM protein, translating to MRWAGQSVTVEDPAALPGLGRARDIVRTVRTPEFEGVTFHEVRARSALNHLPRAPWAADVHWTLNPYRGCTHACVYCFARQTHSYLELDTGADFDNQIVVKTNVVEVLRAELRRPSWNRETVAMGTNTDPYQRAEGRYRLMPGIIRALTEHGTPFTLLTKGTMLGRDVPLLGEASRSVSVQVSVSVALLDPQLQHSLEPGTPDPRARLDLISRVRDAGLSCGVLVAPVLPYLTDSPEALEALVDRLASAGATSISGVPLRLVPGAREWFLRWLSAERPDLVEPYRRLYRGGSQPPAGYVEEVRRRLSEAVRRAGLHHPGVGHGRVEGGPGSGGTADDGAVESAPWPMRTALDGPRPAPAGPTDSRSVIQPSNPSSPPSPSSPAPPSRSPRATSHRDGTPAGAREPAPTLF from the coding sequence ATGAGATGGGCCGGGCAGAGCGTGACGGTCGAGGACCCGGCGGCGCTGCCCGGCCTCGGCCGGGCCCGCGACATCGTGCGCACCGTCCGCACCCCGGAGTTCGAGGGCGTGACGTTCCACGAGGTGCGGGCCCGGTCGGCACTCAACCACCTGCCTCGGGCGCCCTGGGCGGCCGACGTCCACTGGACGCTCAACCCCTACCGCGGCTGCACGCACGCCTGTGTCTACTGCTTCGCCCGCCAGACCCACAGTTACCTCGAGCTCGACACCGGCGCCGACTTCGACAACCAGATCGTGGTCAAGACCAACGTCGTCGAGGTCCTCCGCGCGGAGCTGCGACGGCCGTCGTGGAACCGCGAGACCGTGGCCATGGGGACGAACACGGACCCGTACCAGCGGGCCGAGGGCCGCTACCGGCTCATGCCGGGCATCATCCGCGCCCTCACCGAGCACGGAACCCCCTTCACCCTGCTCACGAAGGGCACGATGCTCGGCCGGGACGTCCCGCTGCTCGGCGAGGCCTCCCGGTCTGTGTCGGTGCAGGTCTCGGTGTCGGTGGCCCTGCTCGACCCGCAGCTGCAGCACAGCCTCGAGCCGGGCACACCCGACCCGCGGGCCCGGCTCGACCTCATCTCGCGGGTCCGCGACGCAGGGCTGTCGTGCGGCGTGCTCGTCGCTCCCGTGCTGCCGTACCTCACCGACTCCCCGGAGGCCCTGGAGGCGCTGGTCGACCGACTGGCGTCGGCCGGTGCGACGAGCATCAGCGGTGTCCCGCTGCGTCTCGTGCCCGGCGCGAGGGAGTGGTTCCTGCGCTGGCTGTCCGCGGAGCGGCCCGACCTCGTCGAGCCCTACCGCCGCCTCTATCGGGGCGGGAGCCAGCCGCCGGCCGGGTACGTCGAGGAGGTCCGCCGGCGGCTCTCGGAGGCGGTGCGACGCGCCGGCCTCCACCACCCCGGCGTCGGGCACGGTCGGGTCGAGGGCGGACCCGGTTCGGGCGGCACCGCCGACGACGGAGCCGTCGAGTCCGCACCGTGGCCGATGCGGACGGCCCTCGACGGACCCCGGCCCGCCCCGGCCGGCCCGACCGACTCGAGGTCCGTCATTCAGCCGTCGAACCCGTCGAGCCCGCCCAGCCCGTCGAGCCCTGCACCTCCCTCCCGGTCGCCCCGGGCGACGTCCCACCGGGACGGCACGCCGGCCGGAGCGAGAGAGCCGGCGCCGACGCTGTTCTGA
- a CDS encoding helix-turn-helix transcriptional regulator, producing the protein MALLTALGASDVAEQVYLHLVENGPCDSVELAGVLELGEGEVSDATRDLRELGLLARRGVDHLPLPPSAALQALAAERDRQAEAARTASARLGATWAARHLEFSPVVEVLTETAMVQEMAALTIRTTTTEVVALSVGPIDGPPGRPDGAHPSSSSSSSSSQSSTRSSSRSPSEPVPPEVQPGILSALAGGVGVRVVYGSRILQRPEAMAIVLDCIDRGERARVFPDVPLNLIVGESLALLSTGGRGGERLAGLLVHRGDLHTRLRGLFESFWAMAVPLVPAPSDAGPPGPGDESRELLACLAAGLTDESIAARLGVSPRTIGRRVAELQQQLGARSRFQLGVQALRRGWL; encoded by the coding sequence ATGGCCCTGCTCACCGCGCTCGGAGCCTCGGACGTGGCGGAGCAGGTCTACCTCCACCTCGTCGAGAACGGACCGTGCGACAGCGTCGAGCTGGCCGGAGTCCTCGAGCTCGGCGAGGGCGAGGTGTCCGACGCCACGCGCGACCTGCGCGAGCTGGGGCTGCTCGCCCGTCGGGGCGTCGACCACCTGCCCCTGCCACCGAGTGCGGCGCTGCAGGCCCTCGCCGCCGAGCGGGACCGCCAGGCCGAGGCGGCGCGGACCGCGTCCGCGCGGCTCGGGGCGACCTGGGCGGCCCGCCACCTCGAGTTCTCACCCGTGGTCGAGGTGCTCACCGAGACCGCCATGGTGCAGGAGATGGCGGCCCTCACCATCCGGACGACGACGACCGAGGTGGTGGCCCTGTCCGTGGGCCCCATCGACGGCCCTCCCGGCCGACCGGACGGCGCTCACCCGTCATCGTCATCGTCATCGTCATCGTCACAGTCGTCGACCCGCTCATCGTCACGGTCCCCGTCGGAACCCGTTCCGCCCGAGGTTCAGCCCGGCATCCTGTCGGCCCTGGCCGGTGGTGTCGGGGTCCGGGTCGTCTACGGCTCGCGCATCCTGCAACGTCCGGAGGCCATGGCGATCGTCCTCGACTGCATCGACCGTGGGGAGCGGGCCCGGGTCTTCCCGGACGTGCCCCTCAACCTCATCGTCGGCGAGTCGCTCGCCCTGCTCTCCACCGGCGGACGTGGGGGCGAGCGACTGGCCGGTCTGCTGGTCCACCGTGGTGACCTGCACACAAGGTTGCGCGGTCTCTTCGAGAGCTTCTGGGCCATGGCGGTCCCGCTCGTTCCGGCGCCCTCCGACGCCGGACCTCCGGGGCCGGGCGACGAGTCGCGTGAGCTGCTGGCCTGCCTCGCCGCCGGGCTGACCGACGAGTCCATCGCCGCCCGGCTGGGAGTCTCGCCCCGGACCATCGGGCGTCGGGTGGCCGAGCTGCAGCAGCAGCTGGGCGCCCGCAGCCGCTTCCAGCTCGGTGTCCAGGCCCTGCGACGCGGCTGGCTCTGA
- a CDS encoding RecQ family ATP-dependent DNA helicase, whose amino-acid sequence MPTSPATTTTDLEARATTALRRLVGRDDVEFRDGQLDAVRELVEGRRRVLVVQRTGWGKSAVYFVSTALRRAEGAGPTVIVSPLLALMRDQIAAAERAGIRAVTLNSTNADEWGVVSAALAAGEVDVLLVSPERLNNPRFREQQLPTLAQTCGLLVVDEAHCISDWGHDFRPDYRRIRDLLTTLPERTPVLATTATANERVVTDVVEQLGAGGHDVLSLRGPLARASLRLGVLPLSAPEQRLAWLTAHLRELPGSGIVYALTVASAEDVAVALREAGYEVAAYTGRTEPGERIRLEEALRRNEVKALVATSALGMGFDKPDLGFVLHLGAPSSPVAYYQQVGRAGRATDRADVLLLPGPEDKDIWRYFASASMPRQEQADAVIRALTEAQRPLSTMALETLVDIRRTRLELLLKVLDVDGAVQRVQGGWAATGADWSYDAERYDRVVQARDREQQLMIDYERTDGCRMAFLQRCLDDDSAEPCGRCDRCAGAWFDTTIPDAAVNVARERLDRPGVVLEPRAQWPTGMERLGVPVKGRIGAGVAMGEGRAVARLSDLGWGQRLRELLRGEDAEVPDALLKAVVAVLAGWGWQQRPVAVVAVPSRRRPLLVGSLAEGISRLGRLPLLGTLDLVEGGPVGDAGGNSAFRLAGVWERLAVGPELAQRLAEVDGPVLLVDDVSDSRWTLTTAAGALRQAGADAVLPFVLALEA is encoded by the coding sequence ATGCCCACCTCCCCCGCCACGACCACCACCGACCTGGAGGCACGGGCCACCACGGCCCTGCGCCGGCTCGTCGGCCGGGACGACGTCGAGTTCCGCGACGGCCAGCTCGACGCGGTCCGCGAGCTCGTCGAGGGGCGCCGCCGCGTGCTCGTCGTCCAGCGCACCGGCTGGGGCAAGTCGGCCGTGTACTTCGTGTCGACGGCGCTGCGCCGGGCCGAGGGGGCCGGCCCGACCGTCATCGTCAGCCCGCTGCTCGCCCTCATGCGCGACCAGATCGCGGCGGCGGAGCGCGCCGGCATCCGGGCCGTGACGCTCAACTCGACGAACGCCGACGAGTGGGGCGTGGTCTCGGCCGCGCTCGCGGCGGGCGAGGTCGACGTCCTGCTCGTGAGCCCCGAGCGCCTCAACAACCCGCGCTTCCGTGAGCAGCAGCTGCCCACGCTCGCACAGACGTGCGGCCTGCTCGTCGTCGACGAGGCCCACTGCATCAGCGACTGGGGCCACGACTTCCGGCCCGACTACCGCCGCATCCGCGACCTGCTGACGACGCTGCCGGAGCGCACTCCCGTGCTGGCAACGACCGCGACGGCCAACGAGCGCGTCGTCACCGACGTCGTCGAGCAGCTGGGGGCCGGTGGGCACGACGTGCTCTCCCTGCGGGGGCCGCTGGCGCGGGCGTCGTTGCGGCTCGGGGTGCTCCCGCTGTCGGCGCCCGAGCAGCGGCTCGCGTGGCTGACGGCCCACCTGCGCGAGCTGCCCGGCTCGGGCATCGTCTACGCCCTCACCGTGGCCTCGGCGGAGGACGTCGCGGTGGCGCTGCGCGAGGCCGGCTACGAGGTGGCCGCCTACACCGGGCGGACGGAGCCCGGCGAGCGCATCCGGCTCGAGGAGGCGCTGCGCCGCAACGAGGTCAAGGCCCTCGTCGCCACGAGCGCGCTGGGGATGGGGTTCGACAAGCCTGACCTCGGCTTCGTGCTGCACCTCGGGGCGCCGTCGTCCCCGGTCGCGTACTACCAGCAGGTCGGTCGCGCCGGCCGCGCCACCGACCGGGCCGATGTGCTGCTGCTGCCGGGCCCGGAGGACAAGGACATCTGGCGCTACTTCGCCTCGGCGTCGATGCCCCGGCAGGAGCAGGCCGACGCCGTGATCCGCGCCCTCACGGAGGCGCAGCGCCCGCTGTCGACGATGGCGCTCGAGACGCTCGTCGACATCCGCCGCACCCGACTCGAGCTGCTGCTCAAGGTGCTCGACGTCGACGGCGCGGTGCAGCGGGTGCAGGGCGGCTGGGCCGCCACGGGCGCCGACTGGTCGTACGACGCCGAACGGTACGACCGGGTCGTGCAGGCCCGCGACCGCGAGCAGCAGCTGATGATCGACTACGAGCGCACCGACGGGTGCCGCATGGCCTTCCTGCAGCGGTGCCTCGACGACGACTCCGCCGAGCCGTGCGGGCGGTGCGACCGCTGCGCCGGGGCGTGGTTCGACACGACGATCCCCGACGCCGCCGTGAACGTCGCCCGCGAGCGCCTCGACCGACCGGGCGTCGTGCTCGAGCCGCGGGCGCAGTGGCCGACCGGCATGGAGCGGCTGGGGGTCCCGGTCAAGGGCCGCATCGGCGCCGGGGTGGCGATGGGCGAGGGTCGCGCGGTGGCGCGCCTGTCCGACCTCGGCTGGGGCCAACGGCTGCGAGAGCTGCTGCGGGGTGAGGACGCCGAGGTGCCGGACGCACTGCTCAAGGCCGTCGTCGCCGTACTCGCCGGATGGGGCTGGCAGCAGCGACCGGTGGCGGTCGTCGCCGTCCCCTCGCGCCGCCGTCCCCTGCTCGTCGGCTCGCTCGCCGAGGGCATCAGCCGTCTGGGGCGGTTGCCGCTGCTGGGGACGCTCGACCTCGTCGAGGGCGGTCCGGTCGGCGACGCCGGCGGCAACAGTGCCTTCCGGCTCGCGGGGGTGTGGGAGCGACTGGCGGTCGGTCCCGAGCTGGCGCAGAGGCTGGCTGAGGTCGACGGGCCGGTGCTGCTCGTCGACGACGTAAGTGACTCGCGGTGGACGCTGACGACCGCGGCCGGGGCACTGCGCCAGGCCGGGGCCGACGCGGTGCTGCCCTTCGTCCTCGCGCTCGAGGCCTGA
- a CDS encoding acyl-CoA thioesterase, with the protein MSTSDGGPGTDTAYAAHVSLRWSDMDAYAHINNVQFLRLLEDARVIAFRDWFDQDRSLLDEGVLVSRHEIEYRRPLGFRHEPVEIRMWVSRVGGAGFDVAYVVTDPAEVGSDVYAVAETELALYDFASSSPRRLREHERVSLQPHLGDRAPFRRRRR; encoded by the coding sequence ATGAGCACCTCCGACGGCGGCCCGGGCACCGACACCGCCTACGCCGCCCACGTCTCGCTGCGCTGGTCGGACATGGACGCCTACGCGCACATCAACAACGTCCAGTTCCTCCGCCTTCTCGAGGACGCCCGCGTCATCGCCTTCCGCGACTGGTTCGACCAGGACCGCTCGCTGCTCGACGAGGGGGTGCTCGTCAGCCGCCACGAGATCGAGTACCGGCGCCCGCTCGGGTTCCGCCACGAGCCCGTCGAGATCCGCATGTGGGTCTCGCGGGTGGGCGGGGCGGGCTTCGACGTCGCCTACGTCGTCACCGACCCGGCCGAGGTCGGCAGCGACGTCTACGCCGTCGCCGAGACCGAGCTCGCGCTCTACGACTTCGCGTCCTCCTCCCCGCGCCGCCTCCGCGAGCACGAGCGGGTCTCGCTGCAGCCCCACCTCGGGGACCGTGCGCCCTTCCGCCGTCGGCGCCGGTGA
- a CDS encoding glycerophosphodiester phosphodiesterase, whose amino-acid sequence MTTRPYLAHTPVALAHRGGSLFAPNLGLENTMTAFGNAVDLGYTHLETDVHVTSDGHVVAFHDLALDRVSDGTGRLRDLTWDQVRRARIGPRQPGEGELDGDAEPTQDGVPLFEEVATTFPDAFLNVDLKAPGTAGPLWRLIERLGLHDRICVGSFQQSHLTQFRRLARGSVVTAAGVPGTALLRFSPGWLTGLLHTPAEVLQVPTTVPLRGGRTLTLVTPRFVAAAHRLDKQVHVWTIDDPDEMTRLLDLGVDGLVSDRIDVLKRVLLDRGEWTGRA is encoded by the coding sequence GTGACGACGCGCCCGTACCTCGCTCACACGCCGGTCGCGCTGGCCCACCGCGGCGGGTCGCTGTTCGCGCCCAACCTCGGGCTCGAGAACACGATGACCGCGTTCGGCAACGCGGTCGACCTCGGCTACACGCACCTCGAGACCGACGTGCACGTCACCTCCGACGGCCACGTCGTCGCCTTCCACGACCTTGCGCTGGACCGGGTCAGCGACGGCACCGGCCGCCTCCGTGACCTCACGTGGGACCAGGTGCGCCGAGCCCGCATCGGCCCCCGACAGCCCGGTGAGGGCGAGCTCGACGGTGACGCCGAACCGACCCAGGACGGCGTACCGCTCTTCGAGGAGGTGGCCACGACCTTCCCCGACGCGTTCCTCAACGTCGACCTCAAGGCGCCGGGCACCGCCGGACCGCTCTGGCGGCTCATCGAGCGTCTCGGCCTGCACGACCGCATCTGCGTCGGGTCCTTCCAGCAGAGCCACCTCACCCAGTTCCGCCGACTGGCTAGAGGATCGGTCGTCACCGCCGCCGGGGTGCCGGGCACCGCGCTGCTGCGCTTCTCCCCCGGCTGGCTCACCGGCCTGCTGCACACGCCGGCCGAGGTGCTCCAGGTGCCGACGACCGTGCCCCTGCGCGGGGGACGCACCCTGACGCTCGTGACGCCCCGCTTCGTCGCGGCCGCACACCGCCTCGACAAGCAGGTGCACGTGTGGACCATCGACGACCCCGACGAGATGACCCGGTTGCTCGACCTCGGCGTCGACGGGCTCGTCAGCGACCGCATCGACGTGCTCAAGCGGGTGCTGCTCGACCGCGGCGAGTGGACCGGACGAGCCTGA